In Gordonia phthalatica, one genomic interval encodes:
- a CDS encoding TIGR03086 family metal-binding protein, translating to METSTALLRVLDQLADLLDDAAATPPTAPTPCSEYDFQTLRGHVVGWLTAFTDGYAADDHTCSDPEAVTVEGSGAEQVRRNAARLSELLPAALAHPLNIGGAGMPGDMAASMILWEYQVHGWDLAQAAGLPWSPDEEGLEASLVFAPNMLTPDFQGKGKVFGPAVDVPADAPAMNRLAGLSGRQV from the coding sequence ATGGAAACTTCAACAGCTCTTCTCCGCGTCCTCGACCAGCTCGCCGACCTGCTCGACGACGCCGCAGCCACCCCGCCGACCGCACCCACCCCGTGCTCGGAGTACGACTTCCAGACGCTCCGCGGCCACGTCGTCGGATGGCTCACCGCGTTCACAGACGGCTACGCCGCCGACGATCACACCTGCTCGGACCCCGAGGCCGTCACAGTGGAGGGCAGCGGCGCCGAGCAGGTGCGCCGCAACGCCGCCCGGTTGTCGGAACTCCTCCCGGCCGCGCTGGCGCACCCGTTGAACATCGGTGGCGCAGGCATGCCCGGCGACATGGCCGCGTCGATGATCCTGTGGGAGTACCAGGTCCACGGCTGGGACCTGGCGCAGGCGGCAGGGCTGCCGTGGTCGCCCGACGAGGAGGGACTCGAGGCGTCGCTGGTGTTCGCTCCGAACATGCTGACGCCCGACTTCCAGGGCAAAGGCAAGGTGTTCGGCCCGGCGGTCGACGTCCCGGCCGACGCGCCCGCGATGAATCGATTAGCGGGACTCTCGGGACGCCAGGTCTAG